From a single Bacteroidota bacterium genomic region:
- a CDS encoding YfhO family protein, translating to MIEKLKLKQYIPQVVAIAIFLSLSIIYFNPLLTGKKIKQDDIVSFRGMSKEIVDFRNETGEEALWTNAMFGGMPAFQISVKYSSNLIKKIDSFLKLGLPHPANLLFLNFLGFYILLLVLRVDKWLSIGGAIAFAFSSYFFIIIDLGHNSKANAISYIPLVFSALVLIFNKKYFWGGILFSIFFALEIGANHLQITYYLGFIVFFFLLSKLIFALKNNEIRAFAKASVIILVASIFAIATNISLLWTSFEYSKETIRNGSVLQYKNVSSTGLEKSHITAWSYGLLETVNTIIPGLTGNSSEENLENCINTNLYVSENEIEIGDKQNKIPLYWGNQPYTGGPNYFGISIFFFFLLGIFILKHKFKYWILLLILLSVLLAWGKNLMILTDFFIDYIPYYEKFRAVTTILIIPQFLIPVFSLLTINQLITNSAFKLKNIRYLTITSAIIAGFIIFLLLFSNYIFDFSSIHDKRQILKFYDYDFLETIKLDRAKLLSNDLLRSLILILVAALSTYLFLNGKIKKSVIIIILTFLFLFDLWTVNRRFLNNENFTDEKNVVEPFEKTIADETILMDEDPNFRVYNKTVATFNEASTSFFHKSIGGYHGAMLSRYNDIVKYHLKKKSKNVFDMLNTKYFILRKGNRYLARKNKSALGNVWFVNFVEFAKNPIEEFEFLDSFNPKTTAIVNEIFEDYISGISSTISGKEFINLTEYMPNFLQYESRSERKHLAVFSEIYYDKGWNAYIDGEEAKIVRANYLLRAIVIPPGNHLIEMKFEPKSFFVGETISLFSSGILILLLLIGIFQGFYKTSLKLN from the coding sequence ATGATAGAAAAATTGAAACTCAAACAATATATTCCGCAAGTTGTGGCAATAGCTATTTTTCTTTCATTATCAATTATTTATTTCAATCCTTTATTAACTGGCAAAAAAATTAAGCAAGACGATATAGTTAGTTTTCGGGGAATGTCGAAAGAGATTGTTGATTTTCGTAACGAAACCGGAGAAGAAGCATTGTGGACAAATGCAATGTTTGGAGGAATGCCGGCGTTTCAAATTTCTGTAAAATATAGTTCGAACCTTATAAAAAAGATTGATAGCTTTTTGAAATTAGGCTTACCACATCCGGCAAATTTGCTTTTCTTGAATTTTCTGGGTTTTTATATTCTGCTTCTTGTTTTGAGGGTTGATAAATGGCTGAGCATTGGTGGTGCTATTGCTTTTGCTTTTTCCTCTTATTTTTTTATTATAATTGATCTTGGGCACAATTCTAAAGCTAATGCAATTTCATATATTCCATTAGTTTTTTCAGCCTTAGTTCTCATTTTTAACAAAAAGTATTTTTGGGGAGGCATTCTGTTTTCAATATTTTTTGCCTTAGAAATTGGTGCTAATCATTTGCAGATAACTTATTATCTGGGTTTTATTGTCTTTTTCTTTCTGTTGTCAAAGCTGATTTTTGCATTAAAAAACAATGAAATTCGTGCATTTGCAAAAGCATCAGTTATAATTCTTGTGGCATCAATATTTGCAATAGCTACAAACATTTCTTTACTATGGACCAGCTTTGAATATTCGAAAGAAACCATTAGAAATGGCTCAGTTTTGCAATACAAAAATGTTAGTTCGACTGGCTTGGAAAAATCGCATATAACTGCATGGAGCTATGGGCTTTTAGAAACGGTCAATACAATTATACCCGGTTTAACCGGAAATTCGTCGGAAGAAAATCTGGAGAATTGTATAAATACGAATTTGTATGTTTCTGAAAACGAAATAGAAATTGGCGATAAGCAAAACAAAATTCCGTTATATTGGGGCAATCAGCCATACACCGGCGGACCAAACTATTTTGGAATAAGCATTTTTTTCTTTTTCCTGTTAGGAATTTTTATCCTGAAGCATAAGTTTAAATATTGGATTTTGCTTTTAATTTTGCTTTCAGTTTTGCTGGCATGGGGCAAAAACCTTATGATTTTGACAGATTTCTTTATTGATTATATTCCTTATTATGAAAAATTCAGGGCTGTAACTACAATTTTGATTATTCCTCAGTTTTTGATTCCGGTTTTTAGTTTACTGACAATAAACCAGTTAATTACAAATTCTGCATTCAAATTGAAAAATATCAGATATTTGACAATTACGTCAGCAATAATTGCCGGTTTCATAATATTTTTATTGCTGTTCTCTAACTATATTTTTGACTTTTCAAGTATTCATGACAAAAGACAAATTCTGAAATTTTATGATTACGATTTTTTGGAAACAATAAAACTCGACAGAGCAAAATTATTATCAAATGATTTGTTGCGCTCGCTGATATTGATTTTAGTTGCAGCACTTTCAACTTATTTGTTTTTAAATGGAAAAATAAAAAAATCTGTAATTATCATAATTCTGACTTTTCTTTTTTTATTTGATTTGTGGACAGTGAACAGGCGATTTTTGAATAATGAAAATTTTACAGACGAAAAAAATGTAGTTGAACCCTTTGAAAAAACTATCGCCGATGAAACTATTTTGATGGATGAAGACCCAAATTTTAGAGTTTACAATAAAACTGTTGCGACTTTTAACGAGGCTTCTACATCGTTTTTTCATAAATCAATTGGAGGTTATCATGGTGCCATGCTAAGTCGATACAATGACATTGTCAAATATCATTTGAAAAAGAAAAGCAAAAATGTTTTCGATATGCTAAATACAAAATATTTTATTCTTAGAAAGGGTAACAGATATTTAGCTCGAAAAAATAAATCGGCGCTCGGAAATGTTTGGTTTGTAAATTTTGTCGAATTTGCCAAAAATCCAATTGAAGAATTTGAATTCCTTGATAGTTTTAATCCAAAAACCACTGCAATTGTAAATGAAATATTTGAAGACTACATTTCAGGAATTTCTTCTACAATTTCAGGCAAAGAGTTTATTAATTTAACGGAATACATGCCCAATTTTTTACAATATGAAAGTCGTTCGGAGCGAAAACATTTGGCAGTCTTTTCAGAAATATATTACGATAAAGGCTGGAATGCGTATATTGACGGGGAAGAAGCAAAAATTGTCAGGGCAAATTATTTGCTCAGAGCAATAGTAATCCCACCAGGGAATCATTTGATTGAAATGAAATTTGAGCCGAAATCGTTTTTTGTAGGTGAAACAATTTCTTTATTTTCTTCCGGAATATTAATACTTTTATTACTCATTGGCATATTTCAAGGTTTTTATAAAACTTCTTTAAAGCTAAATTAA
- a CDS encoding tetratricopeptide repeat protein, with translation MKNPILKTPINLNNKWVWLATILLITIVVYFPTFQFELLNYDDERLIIKNKLIKDFSFYSLQLYFADYYDNIYQPFVLMSWAFDYAIDGLNPSVFHIHNLVLHLINISLVFFFIQLLFNDKRISIITAFLFAIQALHIESVAWISERKDLVYSMYFLLSLIMYIKYIKTSQLKFYALSIVLFLFSLFSKGLAIALAPTIFAIDFFYRRKILSKKVILEKIPFLILATIFAIIGSIGFFIHNKPSDISIVGKILSTGFVFFNYFTKVIFPYKLSAFHPYPEEIGGYYSIKFIILTILSVLAIVALFLLARKSRKLAFGALFFIVNILLALKLSQITNLGFIMADRYTYISSIGIFIIVATFFIHLLKRFSRFKIPVLAILFAYMFFHTAISSQHIFVWQDSISIWDSIVEQYPDRSRFYNKRGMAKVDNGDFKGSIQDFSEAVNINPNYEKAYYCRADAYEKLKKWKMAIQDYSKIIDSDVNSSKAYSLRGKVYEKTSNYNKALIDFNTAIEIDPNHPKLYVQRAYFFYKTGDYQAAIQDYDIALEIKPKMKIAKRQREMVLRKYREKSFF, from the coding sequence ATGAAAAACCCAATCTTAAAAACCCCAATTAACTTAAACAACAAATGGGTTTGGTTAGCAACAATTTTGCTGATAACCATTGTTGTTTACTTCCCTACCTTTCAATTTGAATTGCTTAACTACGACGACGAAAGATTAATAATTAAAAACAAGTTGATTAAAGATTTTTCTTTTTATAGTTTGCAATTATATTTTGCTGATTATTACGACAACATTTATCAACCGTTTGTATTGATGTCATGGGCTTTCGATTATGCCATTGATGGATTAAATCCATCTGTTTTCCATATTCATAATCTTGTTTTACACTTGATTAACATTAGTTTAGTATTTTTCTTTATTCAACTTTTATTTAACGATAAACGAATTTCCATAATCACAGCATTTTTGTTTGCAATTCAGGCACTGCATATTGAGTCGGTAGCCTGGATTTCTGAAAGAAAAGATTTGGTTTATTCTATGTATTTTTTGTTGTCGTTAATTATGTATATTAAATATATTAAAACCTCACAGTTAAAGTTTTATGCTTTATCTATTGTTTTGTTTTTATTTTCACTCTTCTCAAAAGGTTTGGCAATTGCTCTGGCACCAACGATTTTTGCAATCGATTTCTTTTACAGACGAAAAATATTGAGTAAGAAAGTAATTTTAGAAAAAATTCCATTTCTGATTCTCGCAACAATTTTTGCAATAATTGGCAGTATTGGATTTTTTATTCACAATAAACCTTCGGATATATCAATTGTAGGCAAAATTTTGTCAACAGGATTCGTATTTTTTAATTATTTCACAAAAGTGATTTTCCCATACAAACTGTCAGCATTTCATCCTTATCCGGAAGAAATTGGAGGTTATTATTCAATTAAGTTTATTATTCTTACAATTTTGTCAGTTTTAGCAATAGTAGCTTTATTTCTATTAGCAAGAAAAAGCAGAAAGCTGGCATTTGGTGCACTATTTTTTATCGTTAACATTTTATTAGCTTTAAAATTGTCGCAGATAACCAATCTTGGTTTTATTATGGCTGACAGATATACTTATATTTCTTCTATTGGCATTTTTATTATAGTGGCTACATTTTTTATTCATTTACTAAAAAGATTTTCGAGATTCAAAATTCCGGTATTAGCAATACTGTTTGCCTATATGTTTTTTCATACTGCCATCAGTTCACAACATATATTTGTCTGGCAAGATAGTATTTCCATTTGGGATTCAATTGTAGAACAATATCCTGACAGATCGCGATTTTATAACAAGAGGGGAATGGCAAAGGTCGATAATGGTGATTTTAAAGGTTCTATTCAGGATTTTAGTGAAGCAGTAAATATTAATCCCAATTACGAAAAGGCATATTATTGCAGAGCTGATGCTTATGAAAAACTTAAAAAGTGGAAAATGGCAATTCAAGACTATTCAAAAATCATTGATTCTGATGTAAATAGTAGCAAAGCGTATTCACTCAGAGGTAAAGTATATGAAAAAACATCTAATTACAATAAAGCATTAATTGATTTTAATACAGCTATTGAGATAGATCCTAACCATCCAAAGCTATATGTACAACGAGCATATTTTTTTTACAAAACAGGAGACTATCAAGCTGCTATTCAAGATTATGACATAGCACTCGAAATTAAACCTAAGATGAAGATAGCGAAAAGACAGCGAGAGATGGTGTTGAGGAAATATAGAGAAAAGTCCTTTTTTTAA
- a CDS encoding tetratricopeptide repeat protein, which produces MDSYKLKKIINNNWFWLATILIFTFILYFPTFQFEILNYDDDRLIVNNELIQEISFRNLKLSFADYYDNIYQPFVLMSWAFDYAIDGLNPRVFHIHNLVIHLINICLVFFFIQLLFSDKRISIITSFLFAVHSMHIESVAWISERKDLLYAMYFLLSLIMYIKYVKSSQIRFYVFSLVLFLFSLFSKGLAVALAPTIVAIDFFLKRKIFSKKVIIEKIPFLIFAIFFSIVGSFGFNNLSKAADFSLFGKLLSTGYVFFHYFIKMFIPYGLSAYHPYPSEIESSYPSIFYLLSFLSILIIITLIILSKKSRRLAFGAIFFGINIFIALRISQITSVGFIMADRYAYVSSIGIFILISVFFIFLIKKIPNLKIPVFSLLIAFMIINIWISSQHIFVWENSISIWDSIIEKYPDRSWPYSKRGLAKADYGDYEGAIYDFSSAVIIKPDFYKIYYNRAETYRKLKMWDLAIHDYSKIIYDNSDCAKAYAFRGIAYEKSDMYKKALNDFNKAIKIEPESSMLYLQRAMLKTKKGYYNSAIQDYNIALAIQPDLKIAKNQKYMVLEIIKRNYLRTNTLVQN; this is translated from the coding sequence ATGGATAGTTATAAGCTTAAGAAAATCATAAATAATAATTGGTTTTGGTTGGCAACAATTTTAATATTTACCTTCATACTTTATTTTCCGACATTTCAATTCGAAATTTTAAATTACGACGACGATAGATTAATCGTAAATAATGAACTAATTCAAGAAATCTCTTTCAGGAATCTGAAATTGTCTTTCGCTGATTATTACGATAATATTTATCAACCTTTTGTTTTGATGTCATGGGCTTTCGATTATGCTATCGATGGTTTGAACCCAAGAGTTTTTCATATTCACAATCTTGTGATACATTTGATAAACATTTGTTTAGTATTTTTTTTTATTCAACTTCTCTTCAGTGATAAACGAATTTCCATTATCACATCATTTTTATTTGCTGTTCATTCAATGCACATCGAGTCTGTAGCCTGGATTTCGGAAAGAAAAGACCTTCTTTATGCAATGTATTTTTTGTTGTCATTAATCATGTATATAAAATATGTCAAGTCCTCACAGATAAGATTTTATGTTTTTTCTCTTGTTTTGTTTTTATTTTCACTTTTCTCGAAAGGTCTCGCTGTGGCATTAGCTCCTACGATTGTTGCAATCGACTTCTTTTTGAAACGAAAAATATTCAGCAAAAAAGTAATTATCGAAAAAATCCCATTTCTGATTTTTGCAATATTCTTCAGTATAGTGGGCAGTTTCGGATTCAATAATCTATCGAAAGCAGCAGACTTTTCACTTTTTGGCAAATTATTATCAACAGGATATGTATTTTTTCATTACTTCATAAAAATGTTTATCCCTTACGGACTTTCAGCTTATCATCCTTATCCTTCAGAAATAGAAAGCTCTTATCCTTCTATATTTTATCTTCTTAGTTTTTTGTCAATATTAATAATAATTACCTTAATTATTCTATCGAAAAAAAGCAGACGATTGGCATTTGGTGCAATTTTTTTTGGCATAAATATTTTTATTGCCCTTAGGATTTCGCAAATCACATCTGTTGGTTTCATCATGGCCGACAGATATGCTTATGTTTCTTCAATCGGAATTTTTATTCTTATTTCCGTTTTCTTCATATTTTTGATAAAAAAAATTCCGAATTTGAAAATCCCTGTATTTTCCTTACTAATTGCATTTATGATTATTAATATTTGGATTAGTTCCCAACATATTTTTGTTTGGGAAAATAGTATTTCAATATGGGATTCGATAATTGAAAAATATCCTGACAGGTCGTGGCCATATTCCAAAAGAGGATTGGCTAAAGCAGATTACGGCGATTATGAAGGAGCAATTTACGATTTTAGCAGTGCTGTTATAATAAAACCCGACTTCTACAAAATATATTACAATAGAGCAGAAACATATAGGAAATTGAAAATGTGGGATTTAGCTATTCATGACTATTCAAAAATTATTTATGATAATTCAGATTGTGCTAAGGCTTATGCATTCAGAGGGATTGCATATGAAAAATCTGATATGTACAAAAAAGCATTAAACGATTTTAACAAAGCAATAAAAATTGAGCCTGAATCTTCAATGTTATATTTACAACGAGCAATGTTAAAGACTAAAAAAGGGTACTATAATTCTGCAATTCAAGACTATAACATAGCACTTGCAATTCAACCTGACCTAAAAATTGCCAAAAATCAAAAATACATGGTTTTGGAAATCATAAAAAGAAACTACCTGCGAACAAATACTTTGGTTCAGAATTAA
- the hemW gene encoding radical SAM family heme chaperone HemW translates to MASIYIHIPFCRKKCFYCDFYSKVSEKEKDELIEAFLKEIELQKKYLASDSVNTIYFGGGTPSVLSSSKIGKILDHAFRFFNISENPEITFEANPEDLNLDYLQELRKIGINRLSIGIQSFSNDDLKIMNRRHDARSAIKSVENSQTTGFDNISIDLIYSLPQMNLNKWGKNLQKAFDLNIQHISAYQLTYEKGTVFSNYLRKGIVKELNDKQCFEQFSTLIEKTKQNDFIQYEISNFAKKGYESKHNSNYWLKGKYLGIGPSAHSFNIESRQWNISNTSSYIKSITEGKVPFEIETLDFFTKYNEYLMTNLRTNKGIELSFLQRNFGKKLYHDFFAKAKKFKENKYFVWNKGNCFLTPEGQFVSDYILSELFWTDK, encoded by the coding sequence TTGGCAAGCATATATATACATATACCTTTTTGTAGAAAAAAATGTTTCTATTGCGACTTTTATTCAAAAGTTTCTGAAAAAGAAAAAGATGAATTAATTGAGGCTTTTCTTAAGGAAATTGAGTTACAGAAAAAATATTTGGCTTCTGATAGTGTAAATACAATATATTTTGGAGGTGGAACTCCTTCGGTTCTAAGCAGTTCGAAAATTGGAAAAATACTGGATCATGCTTTCAGGTTTTTTAATATTTCTGAAAATCCGGAAATTACTTTTGAAGCAAATCCAGAAGATCTAAATTTAGATTATTTGCAGGAATTAAGAAAAATAGGAATTAACAGATTAAGCATTGGTATTCAATCTTTCTCGAACGATGATTTGAAAATTATGAATAGAAGGCACGATGCACGTTCTGCTATAAAGTCAGTTGAAAATAGTCAAACTACCGGATTCGATAATATTAGCATCGACCTAATTTATTCCTTGCCACAAATGAACTTGAATAAATGGGGGAAAAATCTTCAAAAAGCTTTCGATTTAAATATTCAGCATATTTCAGCATATCAGTTAACCTACGAAAAAGGCACAGTGTTCAGTAATTATTTAAGAAAAGGAATCGTAAAAGAACTTAACGACAAACAATGTTTTGAACAATTCTCAACTTTGATTGAAAAAACCAAACAAAATGATTTTATCCAATATGAAATATCGAATTTCGCAAAAAAGGGCTACGAGTCGAAACACAATTCAAATTATTGGCTTAAAGGAAAATATCTTGGAATTGGACCATCGGCACACTCATTTAATATTGAGTCGAGACAATGGAATATTTCAAATACTTCATCTTATATAAAATCTATTACTGAAGGAAAAGTTCCTTTTGAAATTGAAACATTAGATTTTTTTACAAAATATAATGAATATTTGATGACAAACTTGCGAACAAATAAGGGAATTGAATTAAGCTTTTTGCAAAGAAATTTTGGCAAGAAACTCTATCATGATTTTTTCGCAAAGGCAAAGAAATTCAAGGAAAATAAATATTTTGTTTGGAATAAGGGCAATTGCTTTTTAACACCAGAAGGTCAATTTGTTTCAGACTATATTCTTTCAGAACTTTTTTGGACCGACAAATAA
- a CDS encoding PAS domain-containing protein has protein sequence MHRLLKRQIKRYLPNIESCNGDMKVFLDAIDSAYNSYDTDYGRLERTLEISSNESFKELSDFKYAMSTTTMIVITDYRGKITFMNDNFLNSSGYCREELIGKDYRSLNSDYHAAEFYDDLFSTITSGHIWKGEVCDITKNKEYYWVDTTIVPLINEQGRPYQFISFKIDITTIKNAEIEIREYATNLEKINKELDQFAYVVSHDLKAPLRAINNLSEWIEEDIIEVIDFDTRENLQLLRGRVNRMENLINGILEYSRAGRVKSNNSMVDLNKLVADITCSTEDSSNVKYHYAKNLPEIYTERVAIDQILSNLVSNAIKYNDKEIVEISINFGTEDKFYKFCVADNGPGIAKEYHEKIFAIFATLQARDKFESTGVGLAIVKKLIEEKNGKIWVESELGKGSKFNFTWPIEYNNLN, from the coding sequence ATGCACAGATTATTAAAAAGGCAAATAAAAAGGTATTTGCCAAACATTGAATCATGCAATGGCGATATGAAAGTATTTTTAGATGCCATTGATAGCGCATATAATAGCTATGATACCGATTATGGACGTTTAGAGCGAACATTAGAAATAAGTTCTAACGAATCTTTCAAAGAGCTTTCTGATTTTAAGTATGCGATGAGTACAACCACAATGATCGTAATTACTGATTATCGTGGCAAAATTACATTTATGAATGATAACTTTCTAAACTCATCTGGTTATTGCCGTGAAGAGTTAATTGGTAAAGACTATCGTTCTTTAAATTCAGATTACCATGCTGCAGAATTCTACGATGACCTATTTTCAACTATCACAAGTGGTCATATATGGAAAGGAGAGGTATGTGATATCACCAAAAACAAAGAATATTATTGGGTTGATACGACTATTGTTCCTCTAATTAATGAACAAGGTAGGCCATATCAGTTCATTTCATTCAAAATAGATATTACTACAATAAAAAATGCAGAAATAGAGATTCGAGAATATGCTACAAATTTAGAAAAAATAAATAAAGAGTTAGACCAATTTGCTTATGTAGTTTCGCACGATTTAAAAGCACCATTAAGAGCTATCAATAATTTGTCAGAGTGGATAGAAGAAGATATAATTGAAGTTATAGACTTTGATACCAGAGAAAACTTGCAACTACTAAGAGGCAGAGTCAATCGAATGGAAAATCTGATAAATGGAATATTAGAATACTCACGCGCCGGAAGAGTAAAAAGTAATAATTCGATGGTTGATTTGAATAAACTTGTTGCAGATATTACCTGCTCTACTGAAGACAGTTCAAATGTAAAATATCATTATGCAAAAAATTTGCCGGAGATATATACTGAAAGGGTAGCTATAGATCAAATCCTTAGCAATCTCGTCAGTAATGCAATAAAGTATAATGACAAGGAAATTGTAGAAATCAGCATAAACTTTGGAACTGAAGACAAATTTTACAAATTTTGCGTTGCAGACAACGGTCCTGGAATTGCAAAAGAGTATCACGAAAAAATATTTGCTATTTTTGCAACCTTACAGGCTCGAGATAAGTTTGAGAGTACAGGAGTTGGGCTTGCAATTGTGAAAAAATTAATAGAAGAAAAAAATGGAAAAATATGGGTTGAATCAGAATTAGGCAAAGGAAGCAAATTCAATTTTACATGGCCCATTGAGTATAACAATTTAAATTAA
- a CDS encoding response regulator — translation MTETLINVLLVEDDKVDIMNVKRAFKKNKIENPLFVAENGVEALELLRGQNPNQKIVPLPRIILLDLNMPKMGGLEFLKILRNDENLRNISVFVMTTSNDDKDKVEAYNLNVAGYILKPLSMANFINAVSVLNNYWRLNVYP, via the coding sequence ATGACAGAAACCTTAATTAATGTATTACTTGTTGAGGATGACAAGGTTGACATAATGAACGTGAAGCGAGCCTTTAAGAAAAACAAGATTGAAAATCCTCTGTTTGTTGCTGAAAATGGTGTAGAAGCACTTGAACTACTTCGAGGGCAAAACCCAAACCAAAAAATAGTACCACTACCAAGAATAATTTTGTTAGACCTTAATATGCCAAAAATGGGAGGATTAGAATTTCTGAAAATCTTGCGAAACGATGAAAATTTAAGAAATATTTCTGTATTTGTAATGACCACTTCGAATGATGATAAAGACAAAGTTGAAGCATATAACCTGAATGTAGCAGGCTATATACTTAAACCACTATCAATGGCAAATTTCATAAATGCAGTTTCTGTATTGAACAATTATTGGAGACTTAATGTCTATCCATAA
- a CDS encoding response regulator: MEEKEKIKILLVEDDDIDVRSFERSLRKAKIDYSIEVCTYANEAINLLTNKDDYDCIFLDYQLPGMDGLSLLIKIRELGIEKPIAVLTSQGDEKVAVEMMKAGAFDYFPKYDVNPSKIGRTVSSMINFNKIAEEKREIEKSLENHKQFIQVVTNSSPNIIYVLDIQSSKYLFLNRSIYKDLGYSDEHINANKVNIQENTIHPEDIPKVKKHYKELSEKEDNSIFELEFRMKNSEGNWVWFLSRDTIFKRNEDKRVSQILGSTSNINNLKKVETELISAKQQAEQAAKIKSEFLSNMSHEIRTPMNAIIGLTDLLLSEENNSIVEDNLQSIKQSADNLLVIINDILDFSKIEAGKLILETINFNFTYQLNHIQKTLAYKSEEKGLEFDVVIDPKIPNFLLGDPFRLNQIIINLAGNSIKFTDKGHIKIIANLVKLTDDKVDLQIVVKDTGIGISKEKQNSIFESFTQADTNITRFFGGTGLGLTITKQLVDLMNGSIRVESELGEGSEFILDLRFEKGKGQKMKIPTKIIEKDLAGINILVMEDNIFNQKVISQILRQWNCNMVIADNGQLGLEELLKSSFDIILMDLQMPVMDGFETAKAIKTDQKFLEYKDIPIIALTADAFPETKSKVFDKGMSDFVSKPFERLDLNHKISKYTQGK, encoded by the coding sequence ATGGAAGAAAAAGAGAAAATAAAAATATTACTTGTAGAGGACGATGATATTGACGTAAGATCATTCGAAAGATCATTAAGGAAAGCAAAAATTGATTATAGCATAGAAGTATGTACATATGCAAACGAAGCTATCAATTTGCTAACAAACAAAGATGATTACGATTGCATTTTTCTCGATTATCAATTGCCTGGAATGGACGGATTATCTTTATTGATTAAAATTAGGGAATTAGGAATTGAAAAACCAATTGCGGTTCTAACTTCGCAAGGAGACGAAAAAGTTGCAGTCGAAATGATGAAAGCCGGTGCATTCGACTATTTTCCAAAATATGATGTCAATCCCTCAAAAATTGGAAGAACAGTTTCTTCTATGATTAATTTTAATAAAATTGCAGAAGAAAAACGAGAAATTGAGAAATCTTTAGAAAATCACAAACAATTTATTCAGGTTGTTACCAATTCTTCGCCAAACATAATTTATGTTTTAGACATTCAAAGCTCTAAATATCTATTTCTAAATAGAAGTATTTACAAAGACCTTGGATACTCCGATGAGCATATTAATGCAAATAAAGTTAATATTCAGGAAAATACAATTCATCCGGAAGATATTCCAAAAGTAAAAAAACACTATAAAGAGTTATCGGAAAAAGAAGACAATAGTATATTTGAATTGGAATTCAGGATGAAGAATTCTGAAGGCAATTGGGTTTGGTTTTTAAGTAGAGATACCATTTTTAAACGAAACGAAGACAAAAGAGTTTCTCAAATACTTGGCTCTACTAGCAACATCAACAATTTGAAAAAAGTTGAGACCGAACTCATTAGTGCGAAACAACAAGCCGAACAAGCTGCAAAAATAAAATCGGAATTTCTATCGAACATGAGCCATGAAATCAGAACCCCAATGAATGCTATTATTGGATTAACAGATTTGTTGCTCTCTGAGGAAAATAATAGTATTGTTGAAGACAACTTGCAGTCAATCAAACAATCAGCCGATAATTTATTAGTTATTATTAATGATATTCTTGATTTTTCTAAAATTGAAGCAGGAAAATTAATATTAGAAACAATCAATTTTAATTTTACTTATCAACTAAATCATATTCAAAAAACATTAGCATATAAATCTGAAGAAAAAGGTTTAGAATTTGATGTAGTAATTGACCCAAAAATACCAAATTTCTTATTAGGAGACCCATTCAGACTAAATCAAATAATAATTAATCTTGCCGGAAATTCAATAAAATTCACCGATAAAGGGCATATTAAAATAATAGCAAATTTAGTTAAGCTGACAGACGATAAAGTAGATCTACAAATAGTAGTAAAAGATACAGGTATTGGAATTTCGAAAGAAAAACAAAACAGTATTTTTGAAAGTTTCACCCAAGCCGATACAAATATCACTCGCTTTTTTGGAGGAACTGGTCTTGGTCTGACCATTACAAAACAATTAGTTGATCTAATGAATGGCTCTATTAGAGTTGAAAGCGAATTAGGAGAAGGTTCAGAATTTATCTTAGATTTAAGATTCGAAAAAGGTAAAGGGCAGAAGATGAAAATTCCAACAAAAATTATTGAAAAAGACCTTGCCGGAATCAATATTTTAGTTATGGAAGATAATATCTTTAATCAGAAAGTAATTTCTCAAATCCTTAGACAATGGAATTGTAATATGGTGATTGCAGACAATGGTCAGTTAGGCCTTGAAGAATTACTAAAATCGTCTTTTGATATAATTCTTATGGATTTGCAAATGCCCGTAATGGATGGTTTCGAGACAGCAAAAGCAATAAAAACAGATCAAAAATTTCTTGAATATAAAGATATTCCAATTATTGCTCTAACAGCAGACGCTTTTCCGGAGACAAAAAGTAAAGTCTTTGATAAAGGAATGAGTGATTTTGTGAGTAAACCATTTGAAAGATTAGATCTTAATCATAAAATTTCTAAATACACGCAAGGAAAATAA